A genomic region of Notolabrus celidotus isolate fNotCel1 unplaced genomic scaffold, fNotCel1.pri scaffold_318_arrow_ctg1, whole genome shotgun sequence contains the following coding sequences:
- the tmem79b gene encoding transmembrane protein 79, whose protein sequence is MSLLVDTQTPSGHMKTDDTGGEDEGVESAAMEPSTLQWPGDRQTGGQTGKGDRQKGGQTGKGDRMSVRSDASLREAASWTESEREMMVEGERKGGGKEEEAGPKTYLQEEESTENHLPEKAAQVFSPAVTVLKSPPSQRESEAFWEMEPEKSPFLPPRGGPEDYNQHGYQYEWPEDTPPRPCRSCCPGRDALKVGVSLMTSALFFPFLVWGGFIFLPFDAPLLDGAPVRLVYTLRCSVFAAVPIILGWLVLGASRLRSGVFRPLYDEDEKEAGLQEVTVHQRFISDSASLFLIYFLQLVVMAMYLSQEQLKLIPLLTIVFAFGRLVYWVAAAFGSSVRGFGFGLSFLPSVVMMVANIYFIFTVEASGSIFSLPPPPEEALPPPGRQRFWG, encoded by the exons ATGTCTCTGCTTGTAGACACTCAGACTCCATCAGGACACATGAAGACTGATGACACAGGGGGAGAGGACGAGGGGGTGGAGTCTGCCGCCATGGAGCCCAGCACCCTGCAGTGGCCcggggacagacagacaggtggacagacaggtAAAGGGGACAGACAGAAAGGTGGACAGACAGGTAAAGGGGACAGGATGAGTGTGAGGTCAGACGCCTCCCTCCGTGAGGCAGCCAGCTGGacggagagtgagagagagatgatggtggagggagagaggaaggggggaggtaaagaggaggaggcggggccAAAGACatacctgcaggaggaggagtcaACAGAGAACCACCTGCCGGAGAAAGCAGCTCAGGTGTTCAGCCCCGCGGTGACTGTCCTCAAATCCCCCCcctcacaaagagagagtgAAGCATTCTGGGAGATGGAGCCAGAGAAGAGCCCCTTCCTGCCTCCCAGAGGAGGCCCTGAGGACTACAACCAACATGGCTACCAGTACGAGTGGCCCGAGGACACGCCCCCTAGACCAT gtAGGAGCTGCTGTCCTGGCAGAGATGCCCTTAAAGTGGGCGTGTCCTTGATGACATCAGCGCTCTTCTTCCCCTTCCTGGTGTGGGGGGGTTTTATCTTCCTGCCGTTTGACGCCCCGCTGCTCGACGGCGCCCCCGTCAGACTCGTCTACACGCTGCGATGCTCCGTGTTCGCCGCCGTCCCCATCATCCTCG gttGGCTGGTCCTGGGTGCCAGCCGGCTCAGGTCAGGTGTGTTTCGACCTCTCTACGATGAAGATGAGAAGGAGGCGGGGCTTCAAGAGGTCACAGTCCATCAGCGCTTCATTTCAGACTCCGCCTCCCTGTTCCTGATCTACTTCCTGCAGCTGGTCGTCATGGCAATGTACCTgagccaggagcagctgaagctTATCCCCCTGCTGACCATCGTGTTCGCCTTCGGACG ATTGGTGTATTGGGTGGCGGCGGCGTTCGGCAGCAGCGTTCGTGGTTTTGGTTTCGGCTTGTCTTTCCTGCCGAGCGTCGTCATGATGGTCGCCAACATCTACTTCATCTTCACGGTGGAGGCGTCGGGGTCGATCTTCAGCCTCCCGCCTCCACCCGAGGAGGCGTTACCTCCACCCGGGCGGCAGAGGTTCTGGGGTTGA